The window ATCCAAATTCACTTTtgcaaattatatataattcataaatttgaattatgtcaaactattgaaattattattttaaatattaaagtttataaataagaGGTCTAGGATATATTCTCTAgagtttagaatttataaattgaggtttagaatttttaaattaaggtgtaaaagtatattttattgattatatataaaaataatgatatattgagaattaagtttgataatatgatttagttataattttatagtCTTATTATGATATTAATGTAAAAAGtccttaattattatctatgtTGGCTTAGTCACACGCCATACCTGTTGTATTTGaacattatattaaaaaaattatatgatttTTACATGTCACGTGAGTTATGTGAGTTTTATACACATTTGCTCACACAAACCCAAACGACATTTGAGCTCACACATGACGTGTAGGTGTAGTGTAAAAGTCTCTGTTTGAAAACACATTAATTTAGACGATATGTGAGACataaaatgacacttttgttaAAAGGAACCCAATCAGACCTTGCCACGTGTTAAAGTATACAAACTATATGCAACCAAATAATCTCTAAATAGTTTGAGATTAAGGATAAAAGTACGTAATCTTGAATATTCTCTCTTTGTTTAACTGCTTTCAAGTTAACTTTGTACCTCAAGTACTTGCCTAACTTAGACATCAGAGAGGGTTTGTCGGAACTTCGACTCTTTTTTTTGATGGTTAGAGAACAAATTTAAGAGAAAAAATTGGTCCATAAAATGGATCCAAATAAGCACATaactaattattttaaaatgataaagaccaaAGTTAAGGGAAGTGTAATTTTAACTATGAAATTATgtaaatttaactttaatattttCAACCAAAATCAATTTAACCTCATATTattgaaaataagaaaaaactgATTTGGTTGGTATTTAACGGTCATTTAAACcttttaaatatcaattatgccTAAGATATTTAGtaaattactaataaaattataaaattatgttcaaatgctaaaaactaaatctgctatatataaattaatcacaatttttttatcaaattatcTAAAAAAGTTAttgtattattaatatagttataaaaaaccaataaaaatgtaaaaaaactgcttcaatttatcgacaaacttattaagaatgtctgatatgacagttaaataacagtcaacccaatttttttaaatttttgataGCGCATAATTAAAATTTACTTTATTTGAAAACGTGAGAGTTCTATTTGCATCATTTCATACATTATAGCTAAATCTGCACCTTACTTAAAATGTTGTAGTTAAATTGAACTAGACGGTTATAGCTAAATCCGCACCTCACTTAAATGTATTCGTTTTATCTCTATTTTAAATTTACATGATAATATTGTCAGCTTTAAAACATTGGACTAGACGGTTAATATATGCTAACTTTATAGGCATAATTAGATATTAAGACTACTTTATGGGTTAAATGTCACTAAAGTAGCAATCTTTAAGGATGTTTTCAGAAGTTTGTGTCCATATCGATGAACTTGCAATTTCTATCCCAATCTCTCTATCTAGAGCTTGATTGATTTCACATCTATCTAGAGTTTGTGTCCATAGATCTGGAACAAGTATCAGCagtttaatttgatttgatttgatttccgTGCTCTTTCATTCGCTTTCAATTTCCTAAACCCTAACCTTAGATCCACGATGCTAAGAAGAAGCTGCAGCAGCATACGCCTTCTCTCTGCGTTTTCAtcgcttcttcatcttcatcttcatcaggTAATGCCTTTTTCTGCTAATTCATTTTCTCTTCTTCATACTCCTTATTCCACCTCTCCAACAAAAACCTTTCATCATCTCATTTCTTCCTTCAATCATATGCTTCGTATGAATCCACCTCCTTCTGTTATTCACTTCACCAAATTGTTATCTGCATTAGTTAAAATGAAACATTTTCAGACTGTCCTTTCTTTCTCCAACCAAATGGAGTTTGTGGGAATTTCTCTTGATAATTATACTGCTTCTATTGTGGTTAATTGCTTCTGCCATTTAGACAGAGTCGATTTTGGGTTCtctgttttggggaaaatgtaTAAACTTGGATTGGAGCCTAACATCATAACCTTTACTACTTTGATTAATGGGTTATGTAAACAGGGCAATCTTGTGGAAGCAATAAATTGTTTTGACAATATAGTTTCAATAGGATATCAACCTTATACACATACATACAATGTGATTGTTGATTGTCTATCTAAAATGGGAAAATTCAATGTGGTATTTGGTTTGCTTGAGAAAATGGTTGAGAGAGGTTGTGAGCCTGATGTGGTGACATACCATTCTATAATTGATAGTCTTTGCAAGTATGATCTCCTTAAGGAAGCATTTCACCTGTTCTCAAAGATTAAAAGTGAAGGAATTTTACCAAATGTTGTTACCTACAATTCTTTAATTCAATGTTTATGCTATTCGGATCAGTGGAGTAAAGCTTCTAAGTTGTTCAATGAAATGATGGATCTGAATATAGCACCAACTATAATTACTTTCAACATCTTGGTTGATGAATTTGGTAAAGAAGGAATGGTGGATAAGGCTCGGTCTGTGGTTGGAACAATCATTCATAGGGGTATGGAGCCTAATGTTATTACTTACAACTCGTTGATTGATGGATGTTGTCTGGATAGGCAAATGAATCAAGCTAGGAATGTGTTTAATGTGATGATCCGAAAGGGTTGTAATCCTAATGTTCGAACTTATAGCATATTGATTCATTGGTATTGTAAATGGAGAATGGTGGATGAGGCAGAACAACTTCTTGTTGAAATGCTTTGTAGAGGTTTAACTCCTGACAACTATACTTACAATGCTCTTATAGGTGGCTTATGCTATACAAGAAGTCCCTGGGAAGCTATGAAGTTTTTTAAAGGCTTGTGTGCTCGTGGTTATCTTCCAGATATAGTAGGATACTCAACTTTGTTACACGGCTTTTGTAAACTTAAATTTTTTGATGTTGCCGTAGACCTACTACATGAAATGAAAAGGTACAAGTTGAAGCCTAACCTATTTGTATATGGTATTCTAATGGATCGGATGTTCAAAGCTGGGAGGTTCAAAGATGCAAAGAAATTATTTACTCTGCTTTATGTTGAAGGGTTGCAACCCGATGTTAcaatttataatataataattggtGGACTTTGTAGAGAAGGATTACTAAGTGAAGCATATAATGTGTTCACgagaatgaaggaaaatagatgTTTGCCAAATAGTGCCTCTTACAACGTGATTATTCATGGGTTTCTACGGCACAAGAATTTGTCCATGGGGATAGAGCTCATACGTGAAATGCGAGAACAAGGCTTTTCTGGAGATAACACCACACTAGCTTTGGTAGTGGATCTGTCATGCAAGAAACATATCATTCTGGAAAATTTGTAAATCCATCCTAAAGGATTTCAAGGTTAAAAGATTAGAAGAGCTGCattggtaaaaaaaaacaaaatcatatTTGACATGTTAGGATGTGTTTGAATTATTGAATTAGTTGATTGAAATTGTATACCATACGTTGTGAATGTAATTTGATGGCTTGTTGAAGTTTATGACATATGTGGAAAGTATACTACATGTACTGTTGAAGTAATTTCTATTATTATTGAGCATAATAGCACTAGATGTGCAGTTACATACTAGCAGAAGATCATAGATATCTCAGTTGTATCATTTGCAAATGAatattgtgtttttgtttttgtgtgtGGCTTGAATGAATTCTGCTGGCTTGTTCTTGACAGCTGAAGGGAAGTTATGGTAATGATTATTTATGTGAAGCATAAAAGAGGAGACAGTAAATCCTCTAATACATGAACCAGAACCATCTGCTCTGTCTATATTGATCTAAGTATGATCTAATTGGAGATTGAAGGAGTTGTCATAATTTTACATATTGTGGATAAGTGGAACTTAGTTGAACTTTATAGGTAACTCATGTTCCAATATTATCTCACGCGTGCATTCTTAAAAAAGATATAGTTTGTTTTTATGTGTGTGATTAGATGAAGATTGCTTTCATCATTCATGGAAATGCTTGCCAGAAGCATTGGTTTCCTCAAATGTGCTTGGTTTTCTTGGGCTATCAGAAGCAGTAAAGTTGCTGAAAATAAGGTTGTTGGAAGTTCGTCGAAGAAGGGACGGAGATATGGAGTTTATGGCCTAATTGATAATGACCAGGGATATTCTGATTATATGGTTAATAATATCTATATTTTCAGATTGTGAACTTGGAGAGCAGTCAAGTGAATCTAAAAATGGGGCTTAGTTCCTTGAACGAGCCAAAAATTTCCGTCGCGGCTTATTTTTTGAAAGACAAAAATTATCATGaaactaattatcaaaatccaTTAGTCTAAATTATCATGAAATTAATTATCAAAATCCATTAGTCTATATTGCTCACCTTCATTTTTTACTTTACCCACTCTATTACTCAATAATTTTACTTTACGTATAAATTCTTATATTTTGTTTAGTGGTGACAATTATAAAGTAAATGTAATTAGTAATGAGATTTTGacacaaataaatataatatggaTATTCCCTCTTCAAACCACATCACTACTCCACAAAATcatgtaaatatttttttttaaaataaaaatgatattgaTTATCATCAGAATTTAggagtataatttaaaatattatgttttgtaaataaatcgtaaatcatatttatatgtacaaacttttaaaccaattgatttttctttttacttctttttttcttttaataatattttaaatggaATATAGCAAATGCTTATTTTGTGGAAGTGTTTCAAACAACATTGTAGCACTGTTCATGTCCTCAGCATTGTTGGTAGAGAAACACCTAAACCATGTTCTTTGTCACCTAATAAGGTTGAACGCTAATCGGATAAATAGAGCTTTAGAGAATTAATTGGATTTGTATTTTgacatttttataaattttattcttCGCCTAGACCGATTTTTAGAACAATGccaataaaacatatattatatTTCAAATCTCTACCTAGCCTGAAAAAGAAAACCATTTAACTACCACAAATATCTTTTCTCCTTTGCAAGCCGTCCCTAATGATCAAGCCATTGCAtttgtttccttttttttatatgatCTGCATGATGCAAAAATAGTTTTGTAATGTATTGTTTGCTGTTACAGTTAGCTGTTTGCCGCTGCTGTTAACTGTTTattattaattgattgattattAGTAAAATTGTGATTAGTTATTCTGTTAGTTTGTAAAATGTCtgagataaataatttatagttTCTATATTTTTAGCTAACACACTAGTTACTCCTCATAcattaataatacattatttattCCTTAACTGCTAGAGACAAAGAGACCGTTGAAGTAATTTCTGTTCGTGAAGTACTATGTTGGATTAAAGGTAATAACTGGCAAAACGTTGTTGTCGAATCCGATTCTCAAGTTAAGACTACTTTATGGGTTAAATGTCAATTTACTGATAAACTTATCAGTGAAGTAGCAATTTTAAGTTTAGTTTGTGTCCATATCGATGAACATACCATTTCTATCCCAATCTCTCCATCTAGAACTTGCTTGATTTCAAATCTTTCTTTAAGCCATACCATTTCTACAGATGTTCTGGAACAAGTATCAATCAGCACTTTAATTAAAGGTTCTCTTCTCCctcatttgatttgatttgatttccctgctctttctttcaatttcaatttcctaAACCCTAACCTTAGATCCACGATGCTAAGAAGAAGCAGCAGCTGCATACGCCTTCTCTCTGCGTTTTCatctcatcttcatcttcatcaggTAATGCCTTTTTCTGCTAATTCATTTTCTCTTCATCATACTCCTTATTCTACCTCTCCAACTGCAAACCCAATTAAAACCTTCCATCATCTCATTTCTTCCTTCAATCATATGCTTCGTATGAATCCACCCCCTTCTCTTATTCAATTCACCAAATTATTATCTGCATTAGTTAAACTGAAACATTTTCAGACTGTCCTTTCTTTCTCCAACCAGATGGAGTTTGTTGGAATTTATCCTGATAATTATACTGCTTCCATCGTCATTAATTGCTTCTGTCATTTACACCGTGTTGATTTCGGGTTTTCTGTTTTGGGGAAGATGTTCAAACTTGGTTTGGAGCCTGACATCGTGACCTTTACTACTTTGATTAATGGGTTATGTAAACAGGGTAACCTTGTTGAAGCAGTAAATTGTTTTGACAAAATAGTTGCTTTAGGATATCAACCTAATGCACATACATATAGTGTAATTGTCGATTGTCTATCTAAAATGGGAAAATTTAATGTGGCATTTGGTTTGGTTGAGAAAATGGTTGAGAGAGGT is drawn from Euphorbia lathyris chromosome 9, ddEupLath1.1, whole genome shotgun sequence and contains these coding sequences:
- the LOC136205306 gene encoding pentatricopeptide repeat-containing protein At1g63150-like yields the protein MLRRSCSSIRLLSAFSSLLHLHLHQVMPFSANSFSLLHTPYSTSPTKTFHHLISSFNHMLRMNPPPSVIHFTKLLSALVKMKHFQTVLSFSNQMEFVGISLDNYTASIVVNCFCHLDRVDFGFSVLGKMYKLGLEPNIITFTTLINGLCKQGNLVEAINCFDNIVSIGYQPYTHTYNVIVDCLSKMGKFNVVFGLLEKMVERGCEPDVVTYHSIIDSLCKYDLLKEAFHLFSKIKSEGILPNVVTYNSLIQCLCYSDQWSKASKLFNEMMDLNIAPTIITFNILVDEFGKEGMVDKARSVVGTIIHRGMEPNVITYNSLIDGCCLDRQMNQARNVFNVMIRKGCNPNVRTYSILIHWYCKWRMVDEAEQLLVEMLCRGLTPDNYTYNALIGGLCYTRSPWEAMKFFKGLCARGYLPDIVGYSTLLHGFCKLKFFDVAVDLLHEMKREGLLSEAYNVFTRMKENRCLPNSASYNVIIHGFLRHKNLSMGIELIREMREQGFSGDNTTLALVVDLSCKKHIILENL